Proteins co-encoded in one Capnocytophaga ochracea DSM 7271 genomic window:
- a CDS encoding polymorphic toxin type 23 domain-containing protein — protein sequence MKKLLLLLSVCYTLGSVAQETYPLQAIERTSFYAEPVDPPTETALPSGNIAARDGGGNTVGLTTGELSVSGTGAAVYTVPIAVPQGIKGVAPTLALTYNSQSGNGIAGYGWHLAGLSVISRVGSTMYHNGKITEVNLTETDQFALDGQRLMLKEGVYGKAGATYQTEVFSDLKIKQLSEGATMGFEVLYPDGSKAYYGQTEDSRSPVVYAITYRENAQGVRISYTYERRGNMLFIKAITYGKQGNITGDKKIEFYYDRPRRRPEVSYVGGIRFEDTSLLDKIIVTSGAKEYRKYILDYLVEEKPEETLFYDRLLTVQEWVDNEKKAPITFSYLQTKAGFKEEISTYTLQNMQYISFENTKAVPLDFDGDRLMDFILILYNSTSGNGTYNTVCAFDDYRKGWGQKPVLYPQQIAPFNQLFSAKVLTGVNKNIFTGAEGFITVDEKKDKLVFRTYVKGSASPIEKWGDDIEWNLPTYDERNAFWCYDKIKDNKVRRPKGIPIRMWFYHTFVPEKKQVPIKILSGDFDGDGLTEILAVEKSYERNECAPKEKYVLEEDDYYNSYEYPYYPEQACDCRTYIDGGFSIYWVKSNAEKNSYTKEVGSLLNQYKHNDLLYTLDVTGNGKTNLIHITEGRIYIYEFDENLKPHLLWEYSHPYIKSLSKQPIAGDFNGDGKMDFLLPKEKDSNKFVLLTNTGNSFEASPDIDCPFTYRESYKQRKIDKANTSFWKWIDPKWVEYEVTHSHSLIPIDLNNDGKTDIVETYSNRVSTDEFPEEKKESYLKLYENIQMSTLAFRKGDTYTYPYTGYIPHYIFSPSDERGIFMDISLVSGNTIKVIRSEKNSRKDMLLGTVLQKNIAHKVYYQPMTEKFPYDYNNLNADEIFTYQGGSGEQFPYIDLKNEPSLFLVNKLERNGGGLPDAEQQFKYVGGVSHYTGLGFLGFKSVGRTNWYVQGKESDEILYTFTYNNPQLRGVTTEEYEFDYMVRKYNKELLTTNYLKKTSYTYQNLTNSNKICRIQLTEKNTDNKLSGVTSSQKISYNTDGLPTRVETMAGASKSTAETTYAPKSESPYLVGRVASQKASNTIDGDTFTTEEQYTYQGNLVTTHKAKGHQTGFKTEQFTYDEVGNITQKEVTTESGKTRREQMEYDASKRFLKKHTDFEGQDSTYLYDDYNGTLLQETNHFGQTTRYAYDAWGRTTKATDFLGKSVYTTYSTDASGYTTATRADDGSESEEKYSWLGLLQYSKAKNAFGQNVMVSYQYDAQGRKIRESLPHFEDKAENWIVTTYDRYGRVTQTQHPTGKTTQISYNKLTTTINDGSKTVITTQNATGQTVKQEDPGGTITYSYFGNGNLKMAQYEGSVQRITQDGWGRKTSLTDPSAGRYTYEYDDWSRLTKETTPKGSTIYAYEGESDRVKEKQITGEYTDMRLAYTYNNDKLLTQLSLQNKDGNNELYTYNYNPNRQLSELTEKKLGSNLTFIQKYAYDDFGRTTRETYTADGYGKHITTQLLYEYQNGEATTLKKASGEVLWQLQEVNEYGAPIRQIKGKTTETYQYDFHYPVSQLISNEQITLETKVYQFDRAKSLLNERTYSFNGAKETFGYDAQQQLTSWKGTGTEGAQTYDLRGRIEQNNQLGRYEYAGSNYRQQRLITNEAGDTHLEKYPFPAIRYNVFKAPEQIYVKDKERISFEYDAFESRATMYYGGTDPEKQKRRYVKHYSHDGTFEVKHDRTTGLIQFYIYLGGDAYSAPAVLSVTDDSEKYLYLHRDYLGSITLITDNTGNAIERRHFDAWGNITNYWNAEGKTTIPAEGILLDRGYTGHEHLQTVGLIHMNGRLYDPALHRFLQPDNFVQDPFNTQNFNRYGYCLNNPLVYVDKNGEIVWWVVGVAALIGAYTGGTIANEGEANPIKWNYADNWGYILGGAAIGAINGYVSQLVGAMIPIGQSGFGISITPQLVLGSDGLGVGVNGTFGYQTNFGLNIGLNFGATYYLSAIGTGESGWEKRIGYGIGYKGKSFQAGIGSTYFFSGETSQQTGSIYMGGGNWRLTYENDTWAPVPGLFTPGTYEKDKYRTAALRFDITGGKLKGLNAGLNIFTGKAEGYDSENIYGGGTADKYRMGVIYIGYNQYRIGYNSERNIRGPIQNGFHDRMGVPHFRVLSLSDRFYYGFYSSNPYTLW from the coding sequence ATGAAAAAGTTGTTATTATTACTATCTGTTTGTTATACTCTTGGCAGTGTAGCTCAAGAGACTTACCCTTTGCAGGCTATTGAACGCACTTCATTTTATGCAGAGCCTGTTGACCCTCCTACTGAAACGGCACTTCCTTCGGGGAACATAGCAGCACGAGATGGTGGCGGTAATACTGTGGGCTTGACTACGGGTGAACTGAGTGTATCAGGCACGGGTGCAGCAGTGTATACCGTGCCTATTGCGGTACCTCAAGGGATTAAGGGCGTTGCCCCTACCTTGGCACTGACTTACAACAGCCAGAGTGGTAACGGCATTGCGGGTTATGGTTGGCACTTAGCGGGGCTTTCGGTGATAAGCCGAGTAGGGAGCACGATGTATCACAATGGTAAGATTACCGAAGTAAACCTTACGGAAACAGACCAGTTTGCTTTGGACGGACAGCGATTGATGCTGAAAGAAGGAGTATATGGCAAAGCAGGAGCTACTTATCAAACAGAAGTTTTTTCTGATTTAAAAATAAAACAACTCTCAGAGGGTGCTACTATGGGATTTGAAGTATTGTACCCTGATGGCTCTAAAGCGTATTACGGGCAAACAGAGGACAGTAGGTCTCCTGTAGTGTATGCTATAACTTACAGGGAGAATGCGCAAGGGGTGCGTATATCTTATACTTATGAGCGCAGAGGGAATATGCTTTTCATAAAAGCCATTACCTATGGCAAACAGGGTAATATTACAGGAGATAAGAAAATAGAATTTTACTATGATAGACCCCGTAGGCGACCAGAAGTTTCGTATGTGGGAGGTATCCGATTTGAAGATACCTCACTCTTGGATAAAATTATAGTAACTTCAGGAGCAAAGGAATATAGGAAATATATCCTTGATTATTTAGTAGAAGAAAAGCCAGAAGAAACCTTATTTTATGACCGATTGCTCACAGTACAAGAATGGGTGGATAACGAGAAGAAAGCACCTATCACTTTTTCATATTTACAAACAAAAGCAGGATTTAAAGAAGAAATAAGCACCTATACATTACAGAATATGCAATATATCTCTTTTGAGAATACCAAAGCAGTTCCTTTGGATTTTGATGGAGATAGGTTGATGGATTTTATTTTAATTTTATATAATTCTACCAGTGGAAATGGCACATACAACACTGTATGCGCTTTTGATGATTATAGAAAAGGATGGGGACAAAAACCTGTGCTTTATCCACAACAAATAGCGCCTTTTAATCAACTATTTTCTGCAAAAGTTTTAACAGGTGTAAACAAAAATATATTTACGGGAGCAGAAGGATTCATAACAGTAGATGAAAAAAAGGATAAATTAGTGTTTCGTACCTATGTAAAAGGTTCTGCTTCACCAATAGAAAAATGGGGTGATGATATAGAATGGAATTTACCCACTTATGATGAAAGAAATGCCTTTTGGTGCTATGATAAGATAAAGGATAATAAAGTAAGAAGACCTAAGGGGATACCTATCAGGATGTGGTTTTATCATACTTTTGTACCAGAAAAAAAACAGGTACCTATTAAAATACTCTCAGGTGATTTTGATGGAGATGGTTTAACAGAAATACTTGCGGTTGAAAAAAGTTATGAACGTAATGAGTGTGCTCCAAAAGAAAAATATGTGTTAGAAGAAGATGATTACTATAATTCTTATGAATATCCCTACTATCCAGAACAAGCTTGTGATTGTCGAACATATATTGATGGAGGTTTTTCGATATATTGGGTAAAATCGAATGCAGAAAAAAACAGTTATACAAAAGAAGTAGGGTCGCTCTTAAACCAATATAAGCATAACGATTTACTTTATACATTAGATGTGACAGGTAATGGTAAAACGAATCTTATTCACATTACAGAAGGGAGAATTTATATTTATGAGTTTGATGAGAATTTAAAACCTCACTTACTATGGGAATATTCACACCCTTATATCAAATCACTATCAAAGCAACCTATTGCAGGCGATTTTAATGGTGACGGTAAAATGGACTTTTTACTTCCAAAAGAAAAAGATAGTAACAAGTTTGTACTACTGACAAATACAGGAAACTCCTTTGAAGCTTCGCCGGATATTGATTGTCCGTTTACTTATAGAGAGTCATATAAACAACGTAAAATAGATAAGGCTAATACTTCTTTTTGGAAATGGATAGATCCTAAATGGGTTGAATATGAAGTAACGCATTCTCATAGTTTAATTCCTATAGATCTTAATAATGATGGTAAAACCGATATTGTAGAGACTTACTCTAATAGAGTTTCTACTGATGAATTTCCTGAGGAAAAGAAAGAAAGCTATCTCAAACTGTATGAAAACATACAGATGAGCACACTTGCATTTCGTAAAGGCGACACTTATACTTATCCTTATACAGGATATATACCTCATTATATATTTTCTCCCTCAGATGAGAGAGGCATATTTATGGATATTTCACTTGTATCAGGAAATACAATCAAAGTTATACGCTCAGAGAAAAATAGCAGAAAGGATATGCTATTAGGGACAGTATTACAGAAAAACATAGCTCATAAGGTATATTATCAACCAATGACTGAAAAATTTCCTTACGATTACAACAATTTAAATGCAGATGAAATATTTACTTATCAAGGTGGAAGTGGAGAACAGTTCCCTTATATTGATCTTAAAAATGAACCTTCACTATTTTTAGTAAACAAATTAGAACGTAATGGAGGAGGACTACCTGATGCTGAACAACAGTTTAAATATGTAGGAGGGGTATCGCATTATACGGGCTTAGGATTTTTAGGCTTTAAGTCGGTAGGCAGAACTAATTGGTATGTTCAAGGGAAAGAGTCAGACGAGATTCTTTATACATTCACCTATAACAATCCTCAATTGCGAGGGGTTACTACTGAGGAATATGAATTTGACTATATGGTGCGTAAATATAACAAAGAGCTTTTGACAACTAATTATCTTAAAAAAACTTCTTATACGTACCAAAATCTTACCAACTCTAACAAGATTTGCCGCATACAACTCACCGAGAAAAACACTGATAACAAACTCAGTGGGGTAACCTCCTCTCAAAAAATATCTTATAATACAGATGGGCTACCTACACGAGTGGAAACTATGGCAGGAGCCTCTAAAAGTACTGCAGAAACGACCTATGCCCCTAAAAGTGAATCGCCTTACTTAGTAGGAAGGGTGGCTTCGCAGAAGGCTTCTAACACTATAGATGGTGATACTTTTACTACTGAAGAACAGTATACTTATCAAGGAAATTTAGTTACTACCCATAAGGCAAAAGGACATCAGACAGGTTTTAAAACAGAGCAGTTTACTTATGACGAAGTAGGTAATATCACCCAAAAAGAGGTAACCACCGAAAGTGGCAAGACACGCCGAGAGCAAATGGAGTATGACGCCTCAAAACGCTTCTTGAAAAAGCACACTGATTTTGAGGGACAAGATAGTACTTACCTATACGACGATTACAACGGTACCTTATTACAAGAGACCAATCACTTTGGACAAACCACTCGTTATGCTTATGACGCTTGGGGACGAACAACCAAAGCTACCGACTTTCTCGGCAAAAGTGTTTACACTACTTATAGTACTGATGCTTCAGGATATACAACAGCTACACGTGCTGATGATGGTAGCGAAAGTGAAGAAAAATACAGTTGGTTAGGACTCTTGCAATATAGCAAAGCTAAAAATGCTTTTGGGCAAAATGTAATGGTAAGCTACCAATACGATGCCCAAGGAAGAAAAATAAGAGAGAGCTTGCCTCACTTTGAAGACAAGGCTGAAAATTGGATTGTTACCACTTATGACCGCTATGGCAGAGTGACCCAAACACAACACCCAACAGGGAAAACTACCCAGATAAGTTACAACAAGCTAACTACTACTATAAACGATGGTAGTAAGACGGTGATTACTACCCAAAACGCAACAGGGCAAACGGTAAAACAAGAAGACCCCGGAGGTACTATTACCTATAGCTATTTTGGTAATGGCAACTTAAAGATGGCACAATATGAGGGCTCTGTACAACGCATTACCCAAGATGGTTGGGGACGCAAAACGAGCCTCACCGACCCTTCGGCGGGACGTTATACTTATGAGTATGACGATTGGAGCAGGCTTACCAAAGAAACCACCCCCAAAGGTAGTACTATTTACGCTTACGAGGGAGAAAGCGACCGTGTAAAGGAAAAACAGATCACAGGTGAGTATACCGATATGCGCCTTGCTTATACCTACAATAACGACAAACTGCTCACTCAACTCAGTTTGCAAAACAAGGATGGTAATAACGAACTCTACACTTACAATTACAACCCTAATAGACAACTGAGTGAACTTACTGAAAAGAAATTAGGTAGCAACCTCACTTTTATTCAAAAATACGCTTATGACGATTTTGGACGTACCACTCGTGAGACCTATACAGCCGATGGCTATGGTAAACACATCACTACTCAATTGTTATATGAATACCAAAATGGAGAAGCAACTACTCTGAAAAAAGCTTCAGGAGAAGTATTGTGGCAATTGCAAGAAGTGAATGAGTATGGAGCTCCTATACGGCAGATAAAAGGAAAAACTACCGAAACCTACCAATACGATTTTCATTACCCCGTAAGTCAGCTCATAAGCAATGAGCAAATTACCTTAGAAACAAAGGTTTACCAATTTGACAGAGCTAAAAGTTTACTGAACGAACGTACCTATAGTTTTAACGGTGCTAAGGAGACTTTTGGCTATGATGCGCAACAACAGCTTACCTCGTGGAAAGGTACAGGAACAGAAGGTGCGCAGACGTATGACTTGAGAGGACGTATTGAACAAAACAACCAATTAGGTCGTTATGAATACGCAGGTAGTAACTACCGCCAACAAAGGCTTATTACTAATGAAGCAGGCGATACCCATTTAGAAAAATACCCTTTTCCTGCAATTCGCTACAATGTTTTTAAAGCTCCAGAGCAAATATATGTAAAAGATAAAGAGCGGATAAGCTTTGAATATGATGCTTTTGAGAGTAGAGCCACAATGTACTACGGAGGTACAGACCCCGAAAAGCAAAAACGCCGTTATGTTAAACACTACAGTCACGACGGCACTTTTGAGGTAAAACACGATCGCACTACAGGGCTAATACAATTTTATATTTACTTAGGCGGAGATGCCTATAGCGCTCCAGCAGTGCTCTCAGTTACTGATGACAGTGAAAAATACCTATACTTGCATCGCGATTATTTGGGTAGTATTACCCTTATCACCGATAACACAGGTAATGCAATAGAGAGACGGCATTTTGATGCTTGGGGCAATATCACGAACTATTGGAATGCCGAAGGGAAAACTACTATCCCTGCGGAAGGTATATTGTTAGATCGTGGCTATACAGGGCACGAACATTTACAAACGGTAGGCTTGATACATATGAACGGACGGTTGTACGACCCAGCCTTACACCGTTTCTTACAACCTGATAACTTTGTACAAGACCCTTTTAACACCCAAAACTTTAATAGGTATGGATATTGTTTGAATAACCCATTGGTGTATGTAGATAAGAATGGAGAAATTGTTTGGTGGGTAGTTGGAGTAGCGGCATTAATAGGAGCTTATACAGGAGGAACTATAGCTAATGAAGGAGAAGCTAATCCTATAAAATGGAATTATGCTGATAATTGGGGATATATTTTAGGAGGAGCTGCGATAGGTGCTATTAATGGATATGTATCACAATTAGTGGGGGCAATGATACCCATAGGGCAGAGCGGTTTTGGGATAAGCATAACGCCACAGTTAGTTTTAGGTTCAGATGGATTAGGGGTTGGTGTAAATGGAACATTTGGTTATCAAACTAATTTTGGATTAAATATAGGTCTGAATTTTGGAGCTACTTATTACCTAAGTGCAATAGGTACAGGTGAGAGTGGTTGGGAAAAAAGAATAGGATATGGTATAGGTTATAAAGGTAAATCTTTTCAAGCAGGCATAGGTTCTACCTATTTCTTTAGTGGAGAGACTTCACAGCAAACAGGGTCTATATATATGGGAGGAGGCAATTGGCGATTGACCTATGAGAACGATACCTGGGCACCTGTACCAGGACTTTTTACACCAGGTACTTACGAGAAAGACAAATACCGCACTGCTGCTTTGCGATTTGATATCACAGGAGGTAAGCTAAAAGGACTAAATGCGGGGCTAAACATTTTTACAGGTAAGGCGGAAGGCTATGATAGTGAGAATATTTACGGTGGAGGTACAGCAGATAAATATCGTATGGGAGTCATTTATATAGGCTATAACCAGTACCGCATAGGTTATAACAGCGAACGCAATATACGAGGTCCTATACAAAATGGTTTTCACGATAGGATGGGAGTCCCTCACTTTAGAGTTTTAAGTCTTTCTGATAGATTTTATTACGGATTTTATTCATCAAATCCTTATACATTATGGTAA
- a CDS encoding DUF2247 family protein, with protein MVLFDKGFILNDWRVVYVGLKKHWFTPEEVLSYCEYGYILCSEEMFTEMYMLSEFSDENLLNLTRKIYPDPIWKKIDDNLYERQIEVSKNYYLFWAVEKLLEIVALGKDKTSKLYEVDMIHSEFDWPIEWHNFIYYMPPKKGEKMGIDVLYDDLIEYIDNSTKQLIESKTIELKKV; from the coding sequence ATGGTTTTATTTGACAAAGGTTTTATATTAAACGACTGGAGAGTTGTATATGTAGGATTAAAAAAACATTGGTTTACTCCTGAAGAAGTACTATCTTATTGTGAATATGGCTATATACTATGTAGTGAGGAAATGTTTACTGAGATGTATATGTTATCTGAGTTCTCAGATGAAAATCTTTTAAACTTAACAAGAAAGATATATCCTGACCCGATTTGGAAAAAAATTGATGACAATCTTTATGAAAGACAAATAGAAGTAAGTAAGAATTACTATTTATTTTGGGCTGTGGAAAAATTATTAGAAATAGTAGCTTTAGGTAAAGATAAAACATCTAAATTATATGAAGTAGATATGATACATTCAGAGTTTGACTGGCCTATCGAATGGCATAATTTCATATATTATATGCCACCTAAAAAGGGAGAAAAGATGGGAATAGATGTTTTGTATGATGACTTAATAGAATATATAGATAATTCTACAAAGCAATTAATAGAGAGTAAGACTATAGAGCTGAAAAAGGTATAA
- a CDS encoding T9SS type A sorting domain-containing protein — protein sequence MLKYLIFFLGTLSIYAQKEYCFQYDSAGNQRSALLCLNGKDDATDEELFDELPEALKSSETDNSSKITLQGAPNPVTDNLAVYWHHSENGVLTQLVVFSVDGKMMYRTDQIPANEPFHINVSTWSVGYYFLVATFSDGSRKVFKVVKQ from the coding sequence ATGCTAAAGTATCTTATCTTCTTTTTAGGTACCCTTAGTATCTATGCTCAAAAAGAGTACTGTTTTCAGTACGACAGCGCGGGTAACCAGCGCAGTGCGCTTTTGTGCCTCAACGGCAAAGACGACGCTACCGATGAGGAGCTCTTTGACGAACTGCCTGAGGCTTTGAAATCTTCAGAGACTGATAATTCTTCTAAAATTACTCTGCAAGGAGCCCCTAACCCTGTAACTGATAACTTGGCGGTGTATTGGCATCACAGTGAAAATGGAGTGCTGACGCAACTTGTTGTGTTTTCGGTAGACGGCAAGATGATGTATAGGACGGATCAAATTCCTGCGAATGAGCCTTTTCACATCAATGTATCTACTTGGTCGGTGGGGTATTACTTTTTGGTAGCTACGTTTTCTGACGGCAGTAGGAAGGTGTTTAAGGTGGTGAAACAATAA
- a CDS encoding RHS repeat-associated core domain-containing protein, with protein MGTYEYTQHSYQQQKLTTNEAGEKYLEKYPLPTVRYNAFKAPEQIYVKDKERISYEYNAFGERSHCYYGNAEVEKAKRPMLKHYSHDGSVEIVCNKTDNSTKFVFYLGGNAYSAPAILISDGETSKLYYLHRDYLGSIVMLTDENGNIAECRHFDAWGQPIKVADGAGNTLDKLTLLDRGFTGHEHLQTVELIHMNGRLYDPALHRFLQPDNYVQDPFNTQNFNRYGYCLNNPLVYVDENGEFIITALIVGAIIGAYIGGSQANGTYKPFKWDFNNVEAWGGIVGGGIIGCLSEGVAAYAGGLAVAGLVAYGITGGVIGGAVVGATSGLVGGFISGGFMSQLPGGNGKFWSCASWGALSGFIGGAVLGGATGALTTPKGHNIWTGREIQQPVQTLEGAPINIDLEANNLDGLSLQEAKNQIKQAISDNGEPIKYRAEYIKKVTGLDVNHNWNKETIEIVADHGKIFNSVGGDGSKEILIQMLGEKYGVDGVYEIIIRDGVITHQRFIENGVINGIYNQKGGGVGAPRAWWK; from the coding sequence ATGGGTACCTACGAATACACCCAACACAGCTACCAACAACAAAAGCTCACTACTAATGAAGCAGGCGAGAAGTATTTAGAAAAATACCCACTACCCACTGTAAGGTATAACGCTTTCAAAGCTCCTGAGCAGATATATGTAAAGGACAAAGAACGGATAAGCTATGAATATAACGCCTTTGGCGAACGTTCACACTGCTATTATGGCAATGCTGAAGTAGAGAAAGCCAAACGCCCAATGCTAAAACACTACAGCCACGACGGTAGTGTAGAGATAGTATGTAACAAAACGGATAACAGCACCAAGTTTGTGTTTTACTTAGGAGGTAATGCTTATAGTGCCCCTGCGATACTCATTTCGGACGGAGAAACCTCAAAACTCTATTACCTACACCGCGATTATTTGGGAAGTATTGTAATGCTCACCGATGAGAATGGTAATATAGCCGAGTGCAGACACTTTGATGCTTGGGGACAACCCATAAAAGTAGCAGACGGTGCAGGTAACACCTTAGACAAACTCACTCTGTTAGACCGTGGTTTTACAGGGCACGAACACCTGCAAACAGTAGAACTTATCCATATGAACGGACGCTTGTACGACCCAGCGCTACACCGTTTCTTACAACCCGATAACTACGTACAAGACCCTTTTAACACGCAGAACTTTAATAGGTATGGGTACTGTTTGAATAACCCGCTAGTGTATGTGGATGAGAATGGGGAGTTTATTATAACAGCTCTCATAGTAGGGGCTATAATAGGAGCTTATATAGGGGGTTCACAAGCCAATGGTACCTATAAACCTTTTAAATGGGATTTTAACAATGTTGAAGCTTGGGGAGGAATAGTAGGAGGAGGTATAATAGGATGCCTTTCTGAGGGCGTAGCGGCTTATGCAGGAGGGTTAGCTGTGGCAGGATTAGTAGCCTATGGAATTACCGGAGGAGTTATAGGAGGTGCTGTAGTAGGAGCGACAAGTGGACTTGTGGGAGGTTTTATAAGCGGAGGCTTTATGTCTCAACTACCCGGAGGGAATGGGAAGTTTTGGAGCTGTGCAAGTTGGGGGGCTTTATCCGGTTTTATAGGTGGAGCCGTATTAGGTGGAGCCACAGGAGCTCTTACCACTCCTAAAGGACATAATATTTGGACAGGACGAGAAATACAACAACCTGTTCAAACCTTAGAAGGAGCTCCCATAAATATTGATCTTGAAGCTAATAATTTAGATGGTTTAAGTTTGCAGGAAGCAAAAAATCAAATAAAGCAAGCTATTTCTGATAATGGAGAACCAATAAAATATAGAGCCGAGTACATAAAAAAAGTTACAGGGCTTGATGTGAATCATAATTGGAATAAAGAAACTATTGAAATAGTTGCAGATCACGGAAAAATATTTAATTCTGTAGGAGGAGATGGTAGTAAAGAAATATTAATACAAATGTTAGGAGAAAAATATGGTGTAGATGGTGTTTATGAAATAATAATTAGAGATGGTGTTATTACTCATCAACGTTTTATAGAAAATGGTGTGATAAATGGTATATATAATCAAAAAGGGGGAGGAGTTGGAGCTCCTCGTGCTTGGTGGAAATAG
- the yidC gene encoding membrane protein insertase YidC, producing MEEKKFDLKSIIGFTLIFILLMWFMNNNKPSEEELAKRKAQQEQQANQATNTQKDTHTATFQGIPTDSVALEKYKASLGAFAYSATLPSAKDGVTVLENKDIKLTISNRGGQPKEVLLKEFKTYDSLPVYLIKDWNATFNLSFTTAQNQTLSSKDLYFEPTLNENNGNKVLSMKLKTSENAYLEYVYTLPKEGYMLDVAVRSQGLSGVVNTSKPMNIDWKLQARRMEKSVTYENRYTQATVQYDGDRISRLSQGGNDEQKEEKVNWVAYKQHLFTSVLISDNPFAKGDFVSHNIAMSEGKDVKYTKNFLTSLPIQAKSGELSESLHFYFGPSDYNVLKQYNDKYELTELIPLGWGIFGWLNKWLFIPLYNFLTNYFSVGLVIILMTIIVRLLLSPIVYKSYVSQAKMKVLRPEIEEINKKYEEPMKRQQETMALYNKAGVNPLSGCIPALLQLPVFLALFNFFPTEFGLRQKSFLWAHDLSSYDAIFELPFSIPFYGSHVSLFPLLASIAIFIYSMMTMAQTAQPQQPGMPNMKFLIYLSPVMMLFFFNNYASGLSLYYFISNLLTIGIMLAIKYWIIDEQKIHAQIQENKKKPKKESKFQAKMREMMEQAEAQRKAQQKR from the coding sequence ATGGAAGAAAAAAAATTCGATTTAAAGAGTATTATAGGTTTTACCTTGATTTTTATACTTTTGATGTGGTTTATGAATAACAATAAACCAAGTGAAGAAGAATTAGCTAAACGCAAAGCACAACAAGAACAACAAGCAAATCAAGCTACTAACACCCAAAAAGACACCCATACCGCTACCTTCCAAGGTATCCCTACTGATTCGGTAGCCTTAGAAAAGTACAAAGCCAGCTTAGGAGCTTTTGCCTATTCGGCTACTCTACCGTCGGCTAAAGACGGGGTGACTGTATTGGAAAACAAAGATATCAAGCTCACTATCAGCAACCGGGGCGGACAACCCAAGGAGGTTTTGCTCAAAGAATTTAAAACTTATGATTCTTTACCTGTTTACTTAATTAAAGATTGGAATGCTACTTTTAACCTCAGTTTTACTACTGCTCAGAACCAAACCCTAAGTTCTAAAGACTTGTACTTTGAGCCTACGCTAAACGAAAACAACGGCAACAAAGTGCTTTCGATGAAGCTCAAAACTTCAGAAAACGCTTATTTAGAATATGTGTACACCCTACCAAAAGAAGGTTATATGTTGGACGTGGCAGTGCGCTCACAAGGTTTATCGGGTGTTGTGAATACTTCTAAGCCTATGAACATCGACTGGAAGTTACAGGCACGCCGTATGGAGAAGAGCGTCACCTATGAAAACCGTTATACGCAAGCGACGGTGCAGTACGACGGCGACCGCATTAGCCGCTTGAGTCAAGGAGGTAATGACGAGCAAAAAGAAGAGAAAGTGAACTGGGTGGCTTACAAACAACACTTGTTTACATCGGTGCTCATTTCTGACAACCCGTTTGCCAAAGGCGATTTTGTTTCTCACAATATCGCTATGAGCGAAGGAAAAGATGTAAAATATACCAAGAACTTCCTTACTTCTTTGCCTATACAAGCGAAAAGCGGAGAGCTAAGCGAGTCGTTACACTTCTATTTTGGACCTAGCGATTACAACGTGCTCAAACAGTACAACGACAAGTATGAACTTACTGAGCTCATTCCGTTAGGCTGGGGTATTTTTGGTTGGCTCAACAAATGGTTGTTCATTCCGCTTTACAACTTCCTCACTAATTATTTCTCGGTAGGATTGGTGATTATTTTGATGACCATTATCGTGCGTTTATTATTGTCTCCTATCGTTTACAAATCGTACGTATCGCAGGCTAAGATGAAGGTATTGCGCCCTGAGATTGAGGAAATCAACAAGAAATATGAAGAACCTATGAAACGCCAACAAGAAACTATGGCACTCTACAACAAAGCAGGTGTGAACCCGCTCAGCGGTTGTATTCCTGCTCTGTTACAGTTACCTGTGTTCTTGGCACTCTTTAACTTCTTCCCTACCGAATTTGGATTGAGACAAAAGAGTTTTTTATGGGCTCACGACCTATCGTCATACGATGCTATTTTTGAACTTCCTTTCTCTATACCGTTCTACGGAAGTCACGTGAGTTTGTTTCCATTGTTGGCTTCTATCGCTATTTTCATCTACTCAATGATGACAATGGCACAGACTGCACAACCTCAGCAACCTGGAATGCCTAATATGAAGTTCCTCATCTACTTATCACCAGTGATGATGTTGTTCTTCTTTAACAACTACGCCAGCGGACTGAGTTTGTACTACTTTATATCTAACCTATTGACCATAGGCATTATGTTGGCTATCAAGTATTGGATTATAGACGAGCAGAAGATTCACGCACAGATACAAGAAAACAAGAAAAAACCTAAGAAGGAAAGTAAATTCCAAGCCAAAATGCGTGAGATGATGGAGCAAGCCGAAGCCCAACGCAAGGCACAACAGAAGAGATAA